A genomic window from Algoriphagus sp. Y33 includes:
- a CDS encoding AsmA-like C-terminal region-containing protein, whose protein sequence is MKKTLIILLSVFLFLIAAAVAVPFLFKDKIAARIDREIAQSVNAKVIYDINNVSLSLFRRFPNVSARIRDFDIVGNAPFENDTLVSLRELSIDFNLRSVIFDDYPTLTGVHLNGGNVYIKVLKDGTANYDIAFPSEEVEEESTESNFQIGVDQMEISNLNVVYDDRQLNYFMALGGINAKGAGDFTADVYDLPIDLEALIADVSYEDVSYLSNKTFKGKTLLNIDLENMKFTLGESDFQLNDFHFGLSGYLAMPGDDMEMDIAIEGKDNEFKNILSLVPGIYSASFSSLKTSGTMDFSGKIQGTYNEEKFPAFDVSLKVADGMFQYPDLPRPVKNVNLDLHVKNETDNISNTSVSIPTFNLDFGSNPISGKLHLSDLVSYTIDAALKGKLNLEELTSIFPIEGIELKGNLDVDATAKGRYDSAAGIIPAINAKLLLANGYAKSIDYPAPIEKLTVNASIQNPSGSMTDFLVDLSRFGFELEGEAINGTMKIRDFDKLIWDGEIKGGVDLKKILAIFPMEDMSMEGRILADINTKGSYAAVQEEKYNQLETRGTMDVSNFKFSSKDVPQGIQIATAKAEFTPERINLTGFDSQIGESPLQATGSLSNYMNYFLGENGTLKGQLTMKSSRFNVNEWMTEDTSVDSTNAELSVIELPSNIDFAMSVAANEVLYDNMNLKDVKGNMSLKDGVLSFSDASMKTMGGTIGLDGKYDPRDLTAPAFNFKLNIADLSIAEAFNSFNTIKAFAPIAQNLTGKFNSNLSFSGKLGQDMMPLLSSLDGEGLLKVAETALKDSKILEGITSLTKLKDVNSLQMKNISIPITIENGVMDVKPFDVKLWDYQAKVQGTAGFDGSINYLIDMQIPAGKFGAQANSLLATISGSSMDENTTIPLALNLSGTYNSPKISLAGGNSIESLLANALKARVSGEAKALQSQASEQFNATQDSVKQALRAKSEVAQDSAKKELEKKVDVAKDKAVDEAKNLLKGFFPKSTPAAKPDTTVLKKD, encoded by the coding sequence ATGAAAAAGACACTGATCATCCTTCTAAGTGTATTTCTATTTTTGATAGCCGCGGCAGTAGCTGTTCCATTCCTTTTCAAAGACAAAATCGCTGCCCGGATTGACCGGGAAATTGCTCAATCTGTGAATGCCAAAGTAATTTATGACATAAATAATGTTAGTTTAAGCCTTTTCAGAAGATTTCCAAATGTTTCGGCAAGAATCAGAGATTTTGATATTGTTGGAAATGCACCATTTGAAAATGACACCTTGGTCTCTCTTCGTGAACTTTCCATAGATTTTAACCTTAGATCTGTCATTTTTGATGATTATCCCACTTTAACCGGAGTGCATTTGAACGGCGGAAATGTTTACATCAAGGTACTGAAAGATGGCACTGCGAACTACGACATCGCCTTCCCATCGGAAGAAGTAGAAGAGGAATCGACGGAAAGCAATTTCCAAATAGGAGTGGATCAGATGGAAATCAGTAATCTAAATGTAGTTTACGACGATAGACAGCTTAATTATTTCATGGCTTTGGGAGGTATTAATGCGAAAGGTGCCGGTGATTTTACTGCGGATGTATATGATCTTCCAATCGATCTGGAGGCACTAATCGCAGATGTAAGCTATGAAGACGTAAGTTACCTTTCCAATAAAACATTCAAAGGGAAAACACTACTGAATATTGATTTGGAAAACATGAAATTTACGCTGGGAGAAAGCGATTTTCAGCTGAATGACTTCCATTTCGGATTGAGCGGCTATCTCGCAATGCCTGGTGACGATATGGAAATGGATATAGCCATTGAAGGTAAAGACAATGAATTCAAAAACATTCTATCTTTGGTTCCTGGGATTTATTCAGCTAGTTTTTCAAGTTTGAAAACTTCCGGAACGATGGATTTTTCAGGCAAAATCCAGGGAACGTACAATGAAGAAAAATTTCCTGCTTTTGATGTTTCTCTAAAAGTAGCGGATGGTATGTTTCAATATCCTGACTTGCCAAGGCCCGTGAAAAACGTAAACCTTGACCTTCATGTCAAAAACGAGACAGACAACATATCCAATACTTCTGTATCCATTCCCACCTTCAATCTGGACTTTGGCAGCAATCCTATTTCGGGTAAGTTGCACCTTTCAGATTTGGTTAGTTACACTATTGATGCAGCTTTGAAAGGTAAACTCAATCTGGAAGAACTAACTTCCATTTTTCCGATTGAAGGCATTGAGTTGAAGGGCAATCTGGATGTAGATGCTACCGCAAAGGGTAGGTACGATTCTGCCGCAGGCATTATTCCCGCAATCAATGCAAAGCTGCTTTTGGCTAATGGATATGCCAAAAGTATTGATTACCCCGCTCCAATAGAGAAACTTACCGTCAATGCTTCTATCCAAAATCCAAGTGGAAGTATGACGGATTTTCTTGTGGACCTGAGCAGATTCGGATTTGAACTCGAAGGAGAGGCTATCAATGGAACTATGAAAATCCGTGATTTCGACAAGTTAATTTGGGATGGGGAGATCAAAGGCGGAGTAGATCTCAAAAAGATTTTGGCGATTTTCCCCATGGAGGACATGAGTATGGAAGGCAGGATTCTGGCCGATATCAACACAAAGGGTTCCTATGCCGCTGTACAGGAAGAAAAATACAATCAGTTGGAAACCCGTGGCACGATGGATGTCAGCAATTTCAAGTTTTCTTCCAAAGATGTACCTCAAGGAATTCAGATCGCCACAGCAAAAGCTGAGTTCACACCGGAACGAATTAATCTCACCGGATTCGATTCTCAAATCGGCGAAAGCCCTCTACAGGCTACAGGCTCACTATCAAATTACATGAACTATTTCTTAGGAGAGAATGGTACATTAAAGGGTCAACTTACCATGAAGAGTAGTCGGTTCAATGTAAACGAGTGGATGACTGAAGACACATCTGTAGACAGTACAAATGCAGAACTATCAGTTATAGAACTGCCCAGTAACATAGATTTTGCAATGTCAGTAGCTGCAAATGAAGTCCTTTATGACAATATGAACCTCAAGGATGTGAAGGGAAATATGTCTTTAAAAGACGGTGTTTTAAGCTTTTCCGATGCTTCAATGAAAACTATGGGAGGAACAATCGGTTTGGACGGAAAATATGATCCCCGTGACCTAACTGCACCTGCATTTAATTTCAAATTGAACATCGCAGACCTTAGCATAGCCGAAGCATTCAACTCTTTCAATACGATCAAGGCCTTTGCACCGATTGCTCAAAATTTGACAGGAAAATTCAATTCCAATCTTAGTTTCTCCGGGAAATTAGGCCAGGATATGATGCCCTTGCTGTCAAGTTTGGATGGAGAAGGATTGCTAAAAGTAGCCGAAACAGCCCTAAAAGACAGTAAAATCCTAGAAGGAATCACCAGTCTGACCAAACTCAAAGATGTCAATTCTCTTCAGATGAAAAATATTTCTATTCCCATCACTATCGAAAATGGCGTAATGGATGTAAAGCCATTTGACGTGAAACTTTGGGACTATCAGGCCAAAGTACAGGGGACTGCCGGCTTTGATGGCTCGATTAACTACTTAATAGATATGCAGATTCCCGCAGGGAAATTTGGGGCTCAGGCAAATTCTCTGCTTGCCACCATTTCAGGTAGTTCGATGGATGAAAACACCACCATCCCACTGGCATTGAATCTTTCGGGAACATACAATTCTCCCAAAATTTCCTTGGCAGGAGGCAACAGCATCGAATCCTTGCTCGCCAACGCTCTGAAAGCTAGAGTAAGCGGAGAAGCCAAAGCTCTCCAAAGTCAGGCTTCAGAGCAATTTAATGCAACCCAGGATAGCGTGAAGCAAGCCCTAAGAGCTAAATCCGAAGTAGCTCAGGACAGTGCTAAAAAGGAACTTGAGAAAAAAGTGGATGTCGCTAAGGACAAGGCTGTAGACGAAGCGAAAAATCTTCTAAAAGGATTTTTTCCAAAAAGCACTCCAGCAGCCAAACCAGATACGACAGTTTTGAAGAAGGATTAA
- the dgt gene encoding dGTP triphosphohydrolase — protein sequence MKWERLLSRGRFGDNPGFIPTQVVRSEFEIDYDRIIFSAPFRNLQDKTQVFPLPEQAFVHTRLTHSLEVSSVGRSLGKAAGEILLEKYPQLTNTGITPFEIGAIVAAAALTHDIGNPPFGHAGEEAISDFFKFHPSGKCWESHVRTEQLADLCNFEGNAQGFRMLVSKQYGLKLTYATLAAFTKYPRPSMIAQRDIARRSQKKYGFFINQLVDFEQLGVILGMEKSSPECWYRHPLAFLVEAADDICYSIIDLEDGCTLGLVSFEETVALLAPILKDKFDPKKLKEPRTAAQNLGALRALAIGQLISECVEEFAKYEESMCKGNFDKALTDIIPSAKALQKITEVSVQKIYRSQIVLEKEAAGFQVLEGLMEVFSRALYHQFYNPEKFSGQDKSILRLLPEDFPLKGWGAEVNPYPLLRSLVDFISGMTDKYALNLYRRVKGISFPGS from the coding sequence ATGAAATGGGAGCGCCTCTTATCCAGAGGCAGATTTGGTGACAATCCGGGATTTATACCCACACAAGTGGTCCGAAGTGAGTTTGAAATTGATTACGATCGAATTATTTTTTCGGCACCGTTTCGTAACCTACAAGATAAAACTCAGGTTTTTCCCTTACCCGAGCAGGCATTCGTGCACACTCGACTTACCCACAGCCTAGAAGTATCGAGTGTAGGAAGATCTCTAGGAAAAGCAGCAGGGGAAATTCTATTGGAAAAGTATCCTCAACTGACTAATACAGGCATTACTCCCTTTGAAATTGGAGCTATTGTAGCTGCGGCTGCTCTGACACATGATATTGGAAATCCGCCTTTTGGACATGCGGGAGAGGAAGCTATTTCAGATTTCTTCAAATTCCACCCTTCAGGAAAATGCTGGGAATCTCACGTCCGCACAGAGCAATTGGCAGACCTATGCAACTTTGAAGGAAATGCCCAAGGCTTTAGAATGCTTGTTTCAAAGCAATATGGACTGAAATTGACCTATGCTACACTCGCGGCATTTACCAAATATCCGAGACCAAGCATGATTGCACAGCGTGATATTGCCAGAAGAAGTCAAAAAAAATACGGCTTTTTCATTAACCAACTTGTCGATTTTGAACAATTGGGGGTGATATTGGGAATGGAAAAATCCAGTCCGGAGTGCTGGTATAGACATCCTTTGGCTTTCTTGGTAGAAGCCGCTGATGATATCTGCTATAGTATCATTGATTTGGAAGATGGCTGCACTCTTGGATTGGTGAGTTTCGAAGAAACAGTAGCACTTCTCGCTCCTATTTTGAAAGATAAGTTTGATCCCAAAAAACTAAAAGAGCCCAGAACTGCAGCTCAAAATTTGGGGGCACTTCGCGCACTGGCAATCGGACAACTAATCAGCGAATGTGTGGAAGAATTCGCCAAATATGAGGAAAGTATGTGCAAAGGCAATTTTGACAAGGCCCTGACAGACATTATCCCTTCTGCCAAAGCCCTACAGAAAATCACCGAAGTTTCTGTGCAAAAAATCTACAGATCCCAGATAGTTTTGGAGAAGGAGGCTGCGGGATTCCAGGTGCTGGAAGGGTTGATGGAGGTCTTTTCCAGAGCACTATACCATCAGTTTTATAATCCTGAGAAGTTCTCCGGACAAGACAAAAGCATTCTTCGCCTATTGCCGGAAGACTTTCCGCTGAAAGGCTGGGGAGCTGAGGTTAATCCCTATCCTTTGCTTCGCAGCTTGGTGGATTTTATTTCGGGTATGACGGACAAGTATGCACTGAATCTCTACAGACGGGTGAAAGGAATCTCATTCCCCGGATCTTAA
- a CDS encoding DUF4382 domain-containing protein: MKSIITYFMITGLALIAIACSSDNDNPSQGSARVNFYLVDAPASYDEVWIEVLALRVKVNEDGIEENTHEDDDESSWVEIIYDKSQPINLLELTGGNSELLGSEDFPAGEIEQLRLILGENNYVIKNGIRHELKTPSAQQSGLKIKVDKDVLGGLSYDLIIDFDAAKSIVEAGNSGQIILKPVLRAYLDKVSSGIMGQVLPVKAQPVQVTAYDGDETMNTFVNAAGNYKITGLDDGMYTVTFTPNESYTGVVLEGIVVEDGKITTIDPVILSEK; this comes from the coding sequence ATGAAAAGTATAATTACTTATTTTATGATCACTGGGCTGGCTTTAATAGCAATTGCCTGCTCTTCTGATAACGACAATCCAAGTCAGGGTTCTGCCCGTGTAAATTTTTATCTGGTAGATGCTCCTGCTTCTTATGATGAGGTCTGGATTGAAGTGCTCGCTCTTCGAGTCAAGGTGAATGAAGATGGAATCGAAGAAAATACGCATGAAGACGACGATGAGTCATCTTGGGTAGAAATCATTTACGACAAAAGCCAGCCCATAAATCTTCTGGAATTGACTGGAGGCAACAGTGAACTGTTGGGTTCTGAAGATTTTCCGGCAGGGGAAATAGAACAGCTTAGATTGATTTTGGGAGAGAATAATTATGTGATCAAAAATGGTATACGTCACGAACTGAAAACGCCGAGTGCACAGCAAAGCGGGTTGAAAATAAAAGTTGATAAGGATGTATTGGGAGGATTGTCTTATGATTTGATCATTGACTTTGATGCTGCGAAATCAATTGTGGAGGCTGGCAATTCCGGTCAGATTATTTTAAAACCTGTTTTACGGGCATATTTGGATAAAGTTTCTTCGGGTATTATGGGACAAGTGCTGCCAGTGAAGGCCCAGCCGGTGCAGGTTACCGCTTACGATGGAGATGAAACTATGAATACTTTCGTCAATGCAGCCGGTAATTATAAGATCACAGGGCTGGATGATGGTATGTATACAGTTACATTTACGCCAAATGAATCCTATACTGGGGTAGTACTGGAAGGAATTGTGGTGGAGGATGGAAAGATTACTACAATTGATCCGGTAATACTTAGTGAAAAATAA
- a CDS encoding DUF4382 domain-containing protein: MKKLYFCLLSIVYVLFFTSCEDPDSSPKALLNVILVDAPAKWDSVFVEVEGVDIDVLVEGRESQTQTFFLEYKSGNKRIKVSELVGGNALLIGRNELPIGQITNAKIILGENHSMFLDEKRYELKLSDPSENEISLPAAIVMEQGISYDLFLDLDLEKSIVQVSESPLTYDLNPYFSLIEGAGTGTLSGILKPLTLYPTLTITGEQGTFSTHLDASGRYYFRVPEGFYNVQINAKDGLYLDTAFSMDIVRRKDSVLNEITLKRAP, translated from the coding sequence GTGAAAAAACTTTACTTTTGTCTCCTCTCTATTGTCTATGTGCTATTCTTCACATCGTGTGAGGATCCGGACTCTAGCCCGAAGGCTCTTCTAAATGTCATTTTGGTAGATGCTCCTGCCAAATGGGACTCTGTATTTGTGGAGGTTGAAGGAGTGGATATTGATGTTTTGGTGGAAGGGAGGGAAAGCCAAACTCAGACTTTTTTCCTAGAATATAAATCCGGAAACAAGCGGATAAAAGTGAGTGAGCTGGTGGGAGGGAATGCGCTATTAATAGGCAGAAATGAGTTGCCGATAGGCCAGATTACAAATGCTAAAATCATTTTGGGAGAGAATCATTCCATGTTTTTGGATGAGAAAAGATATGAGTTGAAACTCTCTGATCCATCCGAAAATGAAATTTCTTTGCCCGCAGCTATAGTCATGGAGCAAGGTATATCATACGATCTCTTCCTTGATCTGGACCTTGAGAAGTCAATCGTACAGGTGTCCGAATCTCCTCTTACATATGACTTGAATCCTTACTTCTCCTTGATAGAGGGAGCAGGAACAGGTACGCTCAGTGGGATACTAAAGCCTTTAACCCTTTATCCTACGCTTACTATTACCGGCGAGCAAGGGACATTTTCTACTCATCTAGATGCTTCTGGGAGATATTATTTCCGTGTTCCGGAGGGATTTTACAATGTGCAGATTAACGCAAAAGACGGGCTCTACTTGGACACAGCTTTCTCAATGGATATCGTAAGAAGAAAGGATTCTGTTCTCAATGAAATTACGCTTAAGAGAGCACCTTAA
- the ribD gene encoding bifunctional diaminohydroxyphosphoribosylaminopyrimidine deaminase/5-amino-6-(5-phosphoribosylamino)uracil reductase RibD — MITDELYMQRALELAEFGRGKVSPNPMVGCVIVHQGKIIGEGYHQEYGKAHAEVNAVNSVVNQELLAESTVYVTLEPCAHFGKTPPCAHLLVEKKVKKVVIAAFDSNPLVGGKGIQILENAGIEVEIGVSEKEARLQNKRFFIQIEQKRPYVILKWAQTQDGFVARGDYSSKWITNASSRQLVHKWRAEEDAILVGKNTAKYDDPALNVRDWVGKNPLRLVVDSKLELPNTLKLFDEAVPTICYNTLKAETRGTLEFVKLNPEFQVKEILEDLFRRNIQSVIVEGGSYLLNKFLVSELWDEARVFTSNTKFGKGIVAPIPPTPISETIEILEDTLRIYYHV, encoded by the coding sequence ATGATTACAGACGAACTATATATGCAAAGAGCACTTGAGCTGGCGGAGTTTGGTCGGGGAAAAGTGAGTCCCAACCCGATGGTTGGTTGCGTGATCGTTCATCAGGGGAAGATTATAGGAGAAGGCTACCATCAGGAATATGGCAAAGCACATGCAGAAGTCAATGCCGTAAATTCAGTTGTAAATCAGGAATTATTAGCTGAATCCACGGTATATGTGACATTGGAACCATGTGCCCATTTTGGCAAAACTCCACCTTGTGCCCATCTTTTGGTGGAGAAAAAAGTGAAGAAAGTGGTGATCGCCGCATTTGATTCCAATCCTTTGGTTGGGGGAAAAGGCATTCAAATTCTAGAAAATGCAGGAATTGAGGTAGAAATAGGAGTGTCGGAAAAGGAAGCCCGGCTTCAAAACAAACGATTTTTTATCCAGATCGAACAGAAACGACCTTACGTGATTTTGAAGTGGGCACAGACACAAGATGGTTTTGTAGCGAGAGGGGATTATTCTTCCAAATGGATTACCAATGCTTCCAGTAGACAACTTGTGCATAAATGGAGAGCGGAGGAAGATGCTATTTTGGTGGGGAAAAATACCGCCAAATACGATGATCCTGCGTTGAATGTGAGGGATTGGGTAGGGAAAAATCCGCTCAGACTGGTAGTTGACAGTAAATTGGAGCTTCCCAATACTCTCAAACTTTTTGACGAAGCGGTACCAACTATTTGTTACAATACCCTGAAAGCTGAAACTAGAGGGACTTTGGAGTTTGTCAAGTTGAATCCTGAATTTCAGGTCAAGGAGATCTTGGAGGATCTTTTCCGCAGGAATATTCAAAGTGTGATAGTAGAGGGGGGAAGCTATTTATTGAATAAATTTTTGGTATCCGAACTTTGGGACGAAGCACGGGTGTTTACTAGCAATACCAAGTTTGGCAAGGGGATAGTAGCACCTATTCCTCCTACCCCAATTTCCGAGACCATTGAAATCTTGGAAGACACCTTAAGAATTTACTACCATGTCTGA
- a CDS encoding GAF domain-containing protein: MSESLYIPESVTKAEKYEAILPQIEALISGEPDLYANLANISAALKEAFDFFWVGFYLTKENQLVLGPFQGPIACTRISMGKGVCGTAWQKGETVLVPDVDAFPGHIACSSASKSEIVVPVFKGGLVAMVLDVDSDQLDDFDAVDQEYLEKLMEMLGKQL; the protein is encoded by the coding sequence ATGTCTGAAAGTCTATACATTCCTGAATCGGTGACAAAAGCTGAAAAATACGAAGCCATCTTGCCACAGATCGAAGCTTTGATTTCTGGCGAACCGGATCTTTATGCGAACCTTGCCAATATCTCTGCTGCGTTAAAAGAAGCATTTGACTTCTTTTGGGTTGGTTTTTACTTGACGAAAGAGAATCAATTGGTATTGGGACCTTTTCAGGGGCCCATTGCCTGTACCAGGATTTCTATGGGCAAAGGAGTATGCGGAACCGCTTGGCAGAAAGGGGAAACGGTCTTGGTTCCCGACGTAGATGCCTTTCCCGGTCATATTGCCTGCAGTTCAGCTTCCAAGTCCGAGATAGTTGTTCCTGTGTTCAAAGGTGGGTTGGTTGCGATGGTACTCGATGTGGATTCCGATCAATTGGATGATTTTGATGCAGTAGATCAGGAGTATTTGGAGAAGCTGATGGAGATGCTGGGTAAGCAGTTGTAG
- a CDS encoding alpha/beta fold hydrolase, whose amino-acid sequence MSAIHFFEKGAGEPVILIHGFCEIGEMWRDFAEALSSDFRVICPDLPGCGNSPIHSDSITLEEVAVLLQEWMEENAIHDPIVIGHSLGGYVTLALLELMGSQLKGIGLFQSTAFADDEEKKGMRDRTVIFLNKHGLDTFVTSFIPPLIPEHKREAFQEEITTAIDQAKQSTLKGLIAYTHAMRDRKDRFEVLKNYPGPKMMIAGTLDGAVKIDASRAHKPAITDYYELDGVGHLGMIELKNESIEILREFCGKGAAS is encoded by the coding sequence ATGTCTGCTATTCATTTTTTTGAAAAAGGTGCCGGTGAACCGGTAATTTTGATCCATGGATTCTGCGAAATCGGTGAGATGTGGCGTGATTTTGCAGAAGCTCTTTCTTCTGATTTTAGAGTGATTTGCCCCGATCTGCCAGGATGCGGCAATTCTCCCATCCACTCCGATTCCATTACACTGGAAGAAGTCGCAGTCCTTTTACAAGAATGGATGGAAGAGAACGCTATTCATGATCCGATAGTTATTGGCCATTCTCTCGGCGGATATGTGACCCTTGCACTGCTGGAACTAATGGGTTCACAGCTAAAAGGAATTGGGCTTTTTCAATCTACAGCTTTTGCCGATGATGAAGAGAAAAAAGGTATGCGGGACAGAACAGTCATTTTTCTGAATAAACACGGATTAGATACTTTCGTGACTTCATTTATCCCTCCCCTTATACCTGAGCATAAGAGAGAAGCTTTTCAAGAAGAAATTACGACTGCTATCGATCAAGCCAAGCAGTCTACACTAAAAGGTCTGATTGCCTATACCCACGCTATGCGGGATAGGAAGGATCGTTTTGAGGTATTGAAGAATTATCCTGGTCCAAAGATGATGATAGCAGGTACATTAGACGGAGCTGTAAAAATCGATGCCAGCCGAGCCCATAAACCTGCAATCACTGACTATTACGAATTAGATGGAGTTGGTCATTTGGGAATGATCGAACTGAAAAATGAGAGTATTGAGATTTTGAGGGAGTTCTGCGGGAAGGGTGCCGCTTCTTAA
- the dxs gene encoding 1-deoxy-D-xylulose-5-phosphate synthase, whose product MLIEPGELLAQINNPADLKKFPKEKLVQICDELRQYIIDNVSVYGGHFSASLGVVELTVALHYVLNTPEDQLVWDVGHQAYGHKILTERRSRFHTNRLYGGISGFPKRKESEYDTFGVGHSSTSISAALGMAVASQYRGLTKKQHVAVIGDGSMTGGMAFEAMNHAGVSDTNLLIILNDNCMAIDPNVGALKDYLTDITTSKTYNKAKDEVWKILGKLSKFGTSAQDVLSKVEGGIKSALLDQSNLFESLNLRYFGPVDGHDVNHLAEVLKDLKDIPGPKILHCITMKGKGYGPAEKGNQTTWHAPGTFDKVTGEIYKTTPSTPQAPRYQDVFGHTLVELAELDNRIMGVTPAMPSGSSMNIMMKAMPNRAFDVGIAEQHAVTFSAGLATQGLVPFCNIYSTFMQRAYDQVLHDVCLQNLPVVFCLDRAGFAGADGPTHHGAYDIAFFRCIPNLVVSAPMNEEELRNMMYSASIHNGPYSIRYPRGKGVMPEWKTPFEQIPVGQGRIIKEGEEIAILTIGHIGNYAVEACNKLEKEGLNPAQYDMRFVKPLDGELLHEIFGKFEKVITVEDGCLMGGFGSAVIEWMMDHGYHAQVKRLGIPDDIIEHGEQHELHRECGFDPHGIAEAVRTMAKVSKTV is encoded by the coding sequence ATGCTGATTGAACCAGGAGAATTATTAGCCCAAATAAATAACCCCGCAGACCTTAAGAAGTTTCCGAAGGAAAAGCTGGTTCAAATCTGTGATGAACTGCGTCAGTACATTATCGATAATGTATCTGTGTATGGCGGACATTTCAGTGCTAGCCTAGGAGTAGTAGAACTTACGGTTGCACTTCACTATGTCCTTAATACTCCCGAAGATCAGTTAGTCTGGGACGTTGGACATCAGGCTTACGGGCATAAAATTCTTACTGAGAGAAGATCACGTTTTCATACCAACCGTCTTTATGGGGGAATTTCCGGCTTCCCAAAACGAAAAGAAAGTGAATACGATACCTTTGGCGTAGGTCACTCCAGCACATCGATTTCTGCAGCATTGGGCATGGCTGTAGCTTCTCAATACAGAGGTCTTACTAAAAAACAGCACGTAGCTGTGATCGGTGACGGTTCAATGACGGGTGGGATGGCTTTTGAAGCCATGAATCATGCTGGGGTAAGTGATACCAATCTCTTGATCATTTTGAATGATAACTGCATGGCTATCGACCCAAATGTCGGGGCACTCAAAGATTATCTCACTGATATTACCACTTCCAAAACCTATAACAAGGCTAAGGATGAGGTATGGAAAATTTTAGGGAAGCTGAGCAAATTCGGTACAAGTGCGCAAGATGTGCTCTCTAAGGTGGAAGGAGGAATCAAATCGGCTTTACTTGACCAAAGCAACCTTTTCGAATCATTAAATCTCCGGTACTTCGGCCCAGTAGACGGACACGATGTCAACCACTTGGCAGAAGTACTGAAAGACCTCAAAGATATTCCGGGTCCTAAAATCCTCCATTGTATCACAATGAAGGGAAAAGGATATGGTCCAGCAGAAAAAGGAAATCAAACGACTTGGCATGCGCCGGGGACATTTGATAAGGTAACTGGGGAAATATATAAAACGACTCCAAGCACGCCGCAAGCTCCCAGATACCAGGATGTCTTTGGGCATACGTTGGTAGAACTGGCTGAGCTAGACAATAGAATCATGGGTGTGACCCCGGCCATGCCATCCGGTTCTTCTATGAATATCATGATGAAAGCGATGCCAAACCGGGCATTTGATGTGGGAATAGCGGAGCAACATGCCGTGACTTTCTCAGCAGGGCTGGCCACACAAGGGCTCGTCCCTTTCTGCAACATCTATTCTACCTTTATGCAGCGTGCTTACGACCAGGTATTGCACGATGTATGTCTTCAAAATCTACCCGTGGTCTTTTGCTTGGATAGAGCAGGATTTGCCGGAGCTGATGGCCCTACGCACCATGGTGCTTATGATATTGCTTTCTTCCGATGTATTCCAAACCTGGTTGTTTCAGCTCCCATGAATGAGGAAGAACTCCGTAATATGATGTATTCAGCCTCCATCCACAATGGGCCATATTCTATTCGCTACCCTAGAGGAAAAGGCGTGATGCCTGAGTGGAAAACACCTTTTGAGCAAATTCCGGTTGGCCAGGGCCGAATCATAAAAGAAGGTGAAGAGATCGCAATTTTGACGATTGGGCATATCGGCAACTATGCAGTGGAAGCTTGCAATAAACTTGAAAAAGAGGGGCTGAACCCTGCACAATACGATATGAGATTCGTAAAGCCGCTAGATGGGGAACTCCTTCATGAGATTTTTGGCAAATTCGAAAAGGTAATCACAGTAGAAGACGGCTGCCTTATGGGTGGGTTTGGCTCAGCCGTGATCGAGTGGATGATGGATCATGGGTATCACGCTCAAGTAAAGCGTTTGGGTATTCCCGATGATATCATTGAGCACGGTGAGCAGCATGAACTTCACCGCGAATGTGGCTTTGACCCGCATGGGATCGCTGAAGCCGTTAGAACTATGGCCAAGGTTTCCAAAACAGTTTAA